DNA sequence from the Streptomyces sp. HUAS 15-9 genome:
GTCGCCCGGATGGTGCTGATGGGCAACGCGGAGCGGATCGGGGCCGAGCGGGCGCATGCCGTCGGGCTCGTGTCCGAACTCACCGAGCCGGGCGGGGCATTGGCCGCCGCCGTGCGCTGCGCGACCGTCATCGCCAGGTATCCCACCGAGGCCGTGCAGGGGTCGGTGCGGGCGCTGTGGGCCGCCAAGGAGGCGGCCCGGGAACGTGGGTTCGCGCAGGCGCCGCATCTGATCGCGCTGGGGAATCTGCCGGGCGAGCGGCAGGCGGAACTGTTCACCGCCCGGCGGCCGGGCGGTTTCCGGACGCGGTGACGCGCGAGCCGGTCAGCTGACGGCCGGTGCGGCCGCTTCCAGGTCGCAGTGGTCGACGCGGGCGGCACGGGCATCGTCGTAGCCGACGTCGACCTGCGCGGTCTCCTTGCCGTTCGCGGGCACGTCGACCTCCTCCACCCGGGAGATGACCTCGGCGTTCCGGGAGTCCCTGAAGCTGATGGTGACGGCGAACGTGCCCTCGTCGGCGTTGGGGTTGGTGACCTCGACGGTCGCGTACGGCTTCTTCGGCGTCGCGCAGCTCAGCAGCTTCACCGTCGCGTCGTCCAGGGCCGGCGCGGTGGTACTGGTGCTGCCGCCGCTGCCGTAGTCGTCATCCGAGTCGTCGTCGTACGGATCCGAGTCCCGGTAGGAGCCGGAGCCGCCGCCCGAGCTGCCGTAGTCGCCGTCGTCCTTGTACGCCCCGCCGCCGGACGTGGACGACGACGTGTCGTCGTGGTCCTGGCTGGAGCTGCTGCAGCCGCCTCCGCCGCCGCTCCCGGAATGGTGGTACCCGTGTCCATGCCCGTGCCCGCGTCCCGATGTGAAACCGGTCAGCGAGAGAACCACCAACGTCGACACCGCTGTGAACCTGAGTATGCGCCCCCGTGATTGCATGCCGTCACCCTACCGACAGGGGGCCTACGTCGTACGGGCGGTGCCCGTCCCCTTCTCGGCGTCCAGGGCGTAGACACAGCGGTCCTTGCTGCACGCGTACACGACCCCGTCCTTCACGACGGGCGATCCGGTGATCTCGCCGCCGGTCGCCAGCTTCCAGCGCAGGCGGCCGTCGTCGGCCTTGAGGGTGTAGAGCAGGTGGTCGGTGGAGCCGAAGTGGATACGGCCCTCGGCGACCGCGGGGGCGCCGACGATGTCGCCGCCCGACTGGAAGCGCCACTTGGGCGTGCCCGTGACCGCGTCGAGCGTGTACAGGCCCTTGCCGCTGCCGACGTGGACATGGCCCGCGGCCACCAGGACCGGCTCGATGGAGGCGCGGGACTCGGTGGCGATGCGCCAGCGGTCGCGGCCGTCGGTGGCGTCGAGGGCGTACACGGTGCCGAGGTAGTCGGCGAGGTAGATGCCGCCGCCGGTGACCGCGGGGCCGGGGACGAAGGTGGGCGCGCAGAGGAAGACCGCGGGGGCCTCGAAGTGCCAGCGCACCATGCCGCTCGCCACCTCGATGGCCAGGACTCTGGAACCGGCCGAGACATAGAGGTAGCCGTCGGACGCCTGGGTGAGCCGGACCGGGACCCCGCCGCAGGACGCGGCGTCGCCGATCGGGTACGACCAGCGCTCCTCGCCGGTGCGGGCCTCCAGGGCGCGCAGCCGGGCGTCCTGCCAGACGTAGACCGTGCCTTCGTGGACGGCGGGTCCGGCCTCGGGGGACTCGAAGTCGGTCTGGCAGCCGGTGATCTCCCAGAGCTTCTGCCCGTTGGAGGCCTCCCATGCCTGCACGCCGCCGCCGCGGGTGCCGGTGACGACCGTGCCCCGGTCGGCGTGCAGGGAGTACACCCAGGCCTCGGTGGACAGCCGCCACAGATCGGCACCCTCGCGGGCCTCCAGGGCGAACAGGGTGGGGCCGTCGGAGGCGTGGATACGGCCGTCCGCGACCGCCATCGACCAGGCCACGTCGCGGGTCTTGAAGCGGCGCCGGCCGGTGGCCACGTCCAGGGCGTGCACCTCGAAGGAGGTGACGTAGACGAGGTCGCCGTCGACGGACGGGGTGCCCCAGACGTCGTTGGACATGCGGAAGCGCCAGGGGCGCCAGCCGGACGCCGTCTCTGGGGGTACAGCCGGGGGCGCCGGTACGGCCGGGCCTACGGCAGGGTCTGTGCCGTTGACGCCGGGGCGGGGGCGGGACCAGTTGGCGACCAGGCCGGCCTCCGGCGGGGTGCCTTGACGGCGGCGGCGCGGGCGTCGGCGACGCGCGGGCCGGGGCCGATGGGCACCTTGGCGCGTAGCCAGCTGGACGGGACCGGCGTCGGGGCCGCCGGCGGGCGCGCCGACCGGCACGGGCGGGGCCGCGATCAGCGGGTCGTGCGGCGGGGGGCGGCACCCCGGGCCCGTGTGCGGGTGCCGCGCCCCGGCCGCCGCTGCGCGGCCGGCGGGCGCGGGCTTGGCCGCCGGGCGGCCGCCGCGGCGGGACTCGATCAGGGCGACGGCCTTCTCGGGCAGCCACGCCGACGCCGTACCGCTGTCGTCGGAGCCGGAGCCGAAGAGGTGGGGGGCGAGCTGGGCCTGGAGGTCGGCGGGGTTGGGCCGGCCGGTGGCCTCCATCTGCATCAGGGACTCGATCAGCGGGCGCAGCTCGTCCGGGAGGCCCTCCAGGTCGGGGCCCTCGCGCAGCAGCATGAAGACGGTCTCGACGGGGTTGGCGCCGTGGAAGGGCGGGTGTCCGGTGGCGGCGAACACCAGCATCGAGCCGAGCGAGAAGACATCGCTCGCGCCGGTGACGCTGCGGGAGTCCTTCGCCTGCTCGGGAGACATATAGGCGGGTGTACCGACGGCCACGTTCGTCATCGTCAAACGGGTGTTCGAGACGCCGGACGCGATACCGAAGTCGATGACGCGGGGACCGTCCTCGACGACGAGCACATTGGAGGGTTTGAGGTCCCGGTGGACCAGCCCGGCGCCGTGGATGGACTGCAGGGCCTCCGCCACGCCCGCCGCCAGCCAGCGCACCGCCTGGGCCGGGAGCGGCCCGCAGTCGTTCACTATTTCCTCGAGGGAGGGCGCGGGCACGTACGCGGTGGCCAGCCAGGGCACGGCGGCGCGCGGGTCGGCGTCCACGACCGCGGCCGTGTAGAAGCCGGAGACCGCGCGGGCCGCCTCCACCTCACGTGTGAAGCGGACGCGGAACAGCTGGTCCTCGGCGAGCTCGGTCCGGACCGTCTTGATCGCCACGCGCCGGCCGGACGCCGAGCGCGCGAGATAGACGAGCCCCATACCGCCGGCACCCAGCCGTCCCAGCACCTCGAACGGCCCGATCCGCCGCGGGTCGTGCTGCGTCAGCTGATCCACCACTTGCCTGCCACCTCCCCGTACGGGCCACGTCACCCACATATGTACGCGACCCCGTGCAGCGTCTCACCACCGCACCGCCGTGGCGGCACGCACCCCGATTCTTCCTGGCCCGGACGCAGGTTGCGAACCCGGTGATAAATCGGGGTGTCTCGTGATAAGCGAGACATTTCAGCGCCGCAACAGCGCGAACGACGCCCCCTGATTGTCCGTGACGACAGTCACTGTGCCGTACGACGTCTCGAATGGCGGAGCCTGCACCCGCCCGCCGAGCCGCCGCACCGCCTCCACCGAGTCCTCCATGTCCTCCACCCCGAAGTGGACGAGGAAGTGCGGCGGCATCTCGGCCGGGAAGACGTCGGAGACGGGGGCGCGGCCGAAGTCGGCCTCGGTGTCCGAGCCGAACAGGGCGTCGTGGAAGAGGTCGGCGTAGAAGTCGTTGGCCGCCTCGGTGTCACGGGTGTACAGCTGGGCCCAGCCGAAGGTGCCCGGCGTGTGCCGCTCCCCGAAGCCGTTGTGGCTGCCCGGCTGCCACAGCCCGAAGACGGCGCCCTCGGGGTCGGTGGCGAGGGCGGCCGTGCCCAGGTCGTCGACCGGCGTCGGCGCCGTGACCACCTGGCCGCCGGCCGCGAGGATCCGCCGGCACAGCGCCCGCGCGTTCGGCGTCGCGAAGTACACCGTCCAGACGGTGGGCATACGGCCGTCCGTCTTGTGCGCGAGCGCGGCGACGGGCGAGCCGTCCTTGCGGGCCCATACGGCGGAGTCGTACTCCGTGGCGTCCTCCTCGAAGGTCCACCCGAAGAGCTCACCGTAGAACCGCTTCCCCGCCTCCACGTCGGGAAGCTGCGCGTCCAGCCAGCACGGGACGCCCTCTCCGTACACCGATGCCCTGTTTTCGGCCATGCCGCCAAAGTAGCGGCGCCGCGCGCACCCCGCAGACCAGGCACACCACTCTCCGTACCCCCATGCACCCCATTTGCAGTCGGCCGAATCGCGCTCCCATCACCCCTCGGTAAGCTGACGGCATGACAGGACAAGTGCGTACCGTCGACGGCCGCGTGGCCGGTCGACGTGGGCAGGCGACCCGGCAGAAGCTGCTCGACTGCCTCAGCGAGATGCTCAGCTCCTCCCCCTACCGGGACGTCAAGGTCATCGATGTCGCCCGGAAGGCGGGCACTTCGCCCGCGACCTTCTACCAGTACTTCCCGGACGTCGAGGGCGCCGTCCTGGAGATCGCCGAGCATATGGCCGCCGAGGGCGCCGGGTTGACCGCGCTGCTCGAAGGGCGTTCCTGGGTCGGCAAGGCAGGCTGGCAGACCGCCCAGGAACTGGTCGACGGATTCCTGGAGTTCTGGCGCAGGAACGACGCGATCCTGCGCGTCGTCGACCTCGGCGCGGCCGAAGGGGACAAGCGGTTCTACAAGATCCGCATGAAGATCCTGAATTCGGTGAACAACTCCCTTTCGGACTCCATTGCCGAACTCCAGTCCAAGGGCAGGATCGACAAGGACGTGAACCCGGCGGCGGTCGCGGGCTCGCTGGTCGCGATGCTCGCGGCGGTGGCCGCGCACCAGAAGGGCTTCCAGACCTGGGGCGTCAAACAGGCCGAACTAAAGCCGAATCTGGCGCTGTTGGTGCACCTGGGCGTGACCGGCAAGAAGCCGACGAAGTAGCCCCGCACACCAGCGGACCACATTCCACGGCCCCACGTCCTGTCTGGCGGGCGGCAGTTCACACCGGTGAGCTGCCGCCCGCGCCGCTAGGCCCTTCTAAGCGGGCAGCGGCCGGTCACGCACCACGTGCTTCATCACCAGCGTGGACGTCAGCCGCTGCACGCCCGGCAGCGTCGCCAGCCGCTCGTCGTACAGCCGCTGGAAGGCGGCGAGGTCGGCGGTGGCCACCCGCAGCAGATAGTCCGGCTCGCCGAACAGCCGCTGTGCGTCGAGCACGTACTCCACCTCGCTCACCGCCCGCTCGAACTCGGCGACCGTGTCCCGGTCCTCCTGCCGCATGGACACGAAGACCAGCGCCTCGAAGTTCAGCCCGAGGGCGGCCGGGTCCACGACCGCCCGGTACCCCTGGATGGCCCCCGACCGCTCCAGCTCACGCAGCCGCCGATGGCACGGCGAGACGCTCAGCCGCACCCGCGCGGCCAGCTCGGTCACGGTCAGCCGCCCGTCCTGCTGGAGCTCGGCAAGGATTTTCTGGTCCACGTCATCCATGAAGAAGATATTTGCGCAGAAATCGCGATCATGAGCAAACTTCGGCAACACTTTCGGGCCATTCACGCCTAATGTCCCTACCATGGATGCGGGAGCGTTGATTTCTTTCCTGGCCCTGGACCTGCTGCTGGTCTGCGTGCCGGGCGCCGACTGGGCCTATGTGATCGCGGCGGGCCTGCGCGGCCGCTCGGTGCTGAGCGCGGTGTCCGGCCTGGTCGCCGGGTACGCGCTGCACACGACACTGGCCGCGGCGGGCCTCGCCGTCCTGGTCGCGGGCTCGCCCCAGCTGCTCACGGCACTCACGGTGGCCGGCGCCGGATACCTGGTCCGGCTGGGCTGGAACGTACTGCGCAGGCCGGCGGCGCCCGAAGCGGCGACAACGAACGGGCCGGACACCCGCACCTCCCGCGTCTTCCTGCGCGGCACCACGATCAGCGGCCTCAACCCCAAGGGCCTGCTGCTCTACCTCTCCGTCCTCCCCCAGTTCCTCACCCTCAGGGGCGCCCACCTGCCCGTACCCGTTCAGACGGCCACCCTGGGCCTCCTCCACATGGCCTGCTGCGCCGTCGTGTACCTGACCGTCGGCACCCTGTCCCGCGCCCTGCTCTCCGCCCGCCCCACGGCCGCCCGCGCGGTGACCCGCACCTCGGGGGCGGCAATGCTCGGAATCGGCGCGTTCCTGCTGGTCGAGCGGCTGGCGACGCTGTGAAAGCTGTGAGGACTACCTCCGTACGATCCTGAAGATCCGGATCTCCCGCTCCACCCGTGCCTGGTACGTCGCATACGGCGGCCAGAACACCAGCAGCGCCTTCCAGACCGCCGCCCGCTCCTCACCCCCGAGGAGCCGGGCCGTGACGGGGATGTCCTCACCCTTCCAGCTCACCGTGGCATCGGGATGCGCGAGCAGGTTGTGGGTCCAGGCGGGATGGTCGGTCCGCCCGAAGTTGGACCCGACGAGGATCCAGCCGCGCCCGCCCTCCTCCGGCATACAGGCCAGCGGAGTACGGCGCGGCAGCCCACTGCGGGCACCGGTGGACGTCAGCACCACACCGGGCAGCAACTGTGCGCTGAGCAGCACCTTGCCCCGGGTGACCCGGTGGACGGCCCGGTCGAGCACGGGAATGACATGCGGGGCGACTTTCGCGAAGCCCCGCGTGGAGGACACCTTCTGCACCAGACGCACACCCGGACCGGCCATCAGACTGCCACCTCCCCCCGCTCGAAGAGCCGCGCCGAGTCGGCCGCGCGGGCACGCAGCCGGTGGACCGACCCGAACAGCAGCTCGTCCCCGGCGGCCCGCTTGAAGTACAGATGAGCCTCGTGCTCCCAGGTGAACCCGATCCCGCCGTGCAGCTGGATCCCCTCACCGGCGGCCGTCCGGAGCGCCTCCAGGGCCTGCGCGAGAGCGAGCCCGCCCACCCGCTCACCGCCCCGGACGGCCGTGGCCCAGGCCGCGTAGTAGGCCGCCGAGCGCGCCGCCTGCACCTGCACATACACATCGGCCAACCGGTGCTTCACGGCCTGGAAGGACCCGATCAGCCGCCCGAACTGCTCCCGCTGCTTCACGTGATCGACGGTCCGCTCCAGGGCCCGGTCGGCGGCCCCGACGGCCTCGGCGGCAAGCACCGCGGCGGCGGTGTCACCGAGGGCGGAAAGGGCACCGAGCACGTCGGAATCGGCCGACCCGAGCAACCGGGCGTCGACGTCGCGCAGTTGTACGCGCCCCTGCGGCCGGGTGGCGTCAAGCGCGGTCTGCCGTACCCGCACCACCCCCGCCGCGTCCCCGTCCACCAGGAAGAGCAGGGTCCGCGACCGGGCGAACCCCCCGGTGTGGGCGGCCACGACCAACAGGCCGGCACTGTGCCCGTCGAGCACCTGCCCCACTTCCCCGTACAGCCGCCACCCATCCCCCGCCGGGCCGGCCTGCACACCCCCCGCACGGCCACCGCCGGCCCACTCCCCTCCGTTGTCGCCGGTCAAAGTCAGTACGGAGGCAAGGGCGTTGCCGGGCACGGCGAGGGTGGCGGTGAGCGCACCCGAGGCGAGCCGGGGCAGCAGGTCGGCGCGCTGGGCATCGGTCCCGAGGGCGAGGATCAGCGGCGCGGCGAGCACGGAGGTGGCGAGCAGCGGGGTCGGGGCCAGCGCGCGCCCCGTCTCCTCGCAGGCGAGGGCGAGCTCGGTGACCGAGCAGCCGACCCCGCCGTACGCCTCCGGGAGGGCCAGCCCCGGCAGGCCGAGCTGGTCGGCGAGGGCCGTCCACAGGACAGGGTCGTGCCCGGCGCCGGTGTCGAGGGCGGTGCGCAGTTCCTCCGGGCCGCAGCGTTTGTGGAGCAGTTCGCGCAGGGTGCGGCGGATCTCGTCCTGCTCGGCGGTGAGGCGCGTGTCCATGGCTGTTCCCTCCGGCCCGATCTGACCGCCCGATCTGACGGGCCGTCATGTTAGGGCGAGGAGGCCGGGATGCCCAGAGAGACGACACCTGCCACGCCGGACCGAATCTGATGTACCGTCAGATCCATGTCACCAGGGAGCAGCAGGAAAGTGGCCGTGGTGGGCGTAGCCCTCTCCGACTGCGGCCGAGTGGACGAGGCCACCCCCTACGCCCTGCACGCCCAGGCGGCCCGCCGGGCCCTGGCGGACGCGGGCCTGGACCGCGCCCACGTGGACGGCTTCGCCTCGGCGGGACTGGGCACCCTGGCACCGGTGGAGGTGGCCGAGTACCTGGGCCTGCGCCCCACCTGGGTCGACTCCACCTCCGTAGGCGGCTCGACCTGGGAGGTCATGGCGGCGCACGCGGTGGACGCGATAGCGGCGGGCCACGCGAACGCCGTCCTGCTGGCCTACGGCTCGACGGCCCGCGCGGACATCCGGGCGGGCAGACGCACGGGAAACCTGTCCTTCGGCGCCCGTGGACCACTCCAGTTCGAGGTCCCGTACGGCCACACGCTGATCGCGAAGTACGCGATGGCGGCCCGCCGCCACATGATCGAGTACGGCACGACGATCGAGCAGCTCGCGGAGGTGGCGGTACAGGCCAGGGCCAACGCGGCCCTGAACCCGAACGCCATGTTCCGCGCCCCCATCACCCCCGACGACGTCCTCACCGGCCCGCTGATCGCCGACCCCTTCACCAAGCTGCACTGCTGCATACGCTCCGACGGAGGCGCGGCGGTACTGCTGGCGGCGGAGGAATACGTACGGGACTGCAGAACCCCGCCGGTGTGGGTGCTCGGCACCGGAGAGCACGTCTCCCACGCGGCGATGTCCGAGTGGCCCGACTTCACGGTGACACCGGCGGCGGTGAGCGGCCGGCTCGCCTTCGAGCGGGCGGGGGTGAACCCCGGGGAGATCGACTTCGCGGAGATCTACGACGCCTTCACGTACATGACCCTGGTGACCCTGGAGGACCTGGGCTTCTGCGGAAAGGGAGAGGGCGGGGCGTTCGTGGAGAAGGGCCGGCTGCTGGTGCGGGGAGGGGAACTGCCGGTGAACACGGACGGGGGTGGCCTGTCGGCCCAGCACCCAGGGATGCGGGGCCTGTTCCTGCTGGTGGAGGCGGTACGACAGCTGCGGGGGGAGGCCGGGGAGCGGCAAGTGCGGCGGGCGGGCGGCGAGTTGCCACGGCTCGGGGTGGCTTCGGGTACCGGAGGCTGGTTCTGCTCGTCGGGGACGGTGGTGCTGGGGCGGGGATGAGGCCGTGGGTACGGTTGATGGGCGGCCTGGTTCAGGGAGCGGCTCGGCTCACGGAGCTTGCACGAGGATGCGACCTTCAGCGGTGCCGATCATCACGAGACCGCTTCCCGAGACCGCCAGGCACAGGGGCGTGAAGACGTGGCCGCCGACGGCGGTCGGGGTGTGACGGATCTGCTCGCCGTCGCCGATGCGCAGGGTGAGCAGCTCGCGTGCCCGGGTCACGGCATGCACCAGCCCCTCAGTCACATCGAGCCCCACGACCTCCGCATCGGCCCGGTACGCCCACAGCACCTCGCCGCCGGGAAGGGCCCGCAGCAGCACATGCGGCCCCGTCGGGCCGTGGCAGGCGTGGAGGAGGCCGGGACCGTGGAGCCCTGCGTCGCCGTCCACGTACACAGCGGGCCCACTGCGCAGATACCCCGTGACGGATGAGTCCCAGGCAAGCGGAAAGAGGGACTCGACACC
Encoded proteins:
- a CDS encoding VOC family protein translates to MAENRASVYGEGVPCWLDAQLPDVEAGKRFYGELFGWTFEEDATEYDSAVWARKDGSPVAALAHKTDGRMPTVWTVYFATPNARALCRRILAAGGQVVTAPTPVDDLGTAALATDPEGAVFGLWQPGSHNGFGERHTPGTFGWAQLYTRDTEAANDFYADLFHDALFGSDTEADFGRAPVSDVFPAEMPPHFLVHFGVEDMEDSVEAVRRLGGRVQAPPFETSYGTVTVVTDNQGASFALLRR
- a CDS encoding acyl-CoA dehydrogenase family protein gives rise to the protein MDTRLTAEQDEIRRTLRELLHKRCGPEELRTALDTGAGHDPVLWTALADQLGLPGLALPEAYGGVGCSVTELALACEETGRALAPTPLLATSVLAAPLILALGTDAQRADLLPRLASGALTATLAVPGNALASVLTLTGDNGGEWAGGGRAGGVQAGPAGDGWRLYGEVGQVLDGHSAGLLVVAAHTGGFARSRTLLFLVDGDAAGVVRVRQTALDATRPQGRVQLRDVDARLLGSADSDVLGALSALGDTAAAVLAAEAVGAADRALERTVDHVKQREQFGRLIGSFQAVKHRLADVYVQVQAARSAAYYAAWATAVRGGERVGGLALAQALEALRTAAGEGIQLHGGIGFTWEHEAHLYFKRAAGDELLFGSVHRLRARAADSARLFERGEVAV
- a CDS encoding thiolase C-terminal domain-containing protein; this encodes MSPGSSRKVAVVGVALSDCGRVDEATPYALHAQAARRALADAGLDRAHVDGFASAGLGTLAPVEVAEYLGLRPTWVDSTSVGGSTWEVMAAHAVDAIAAGHANAVLLAYGSTARADIRAGRRTGNLSFGARGPLQFEVPYGHTLIAKYAMAARRHMIEYGTTIEQLAEVAVQARANAALNPNAMFRAPITPDDVLTGPLIADPFTKLHCCIRSDGGAAVLLAAEEYVRDCRTPPVWVLGTGEHVSHAAMSEWPDFTVTPAAVSGRLAFERAGVNPGEIDFAEIYDAFTYMTLVTLEDLGFCGKGEGGAFVEKGRLLVRGGELPVNTDGGGLSAQHPGMRGLFLLVEAVRQLRGEAGERQVRRAGGELPRLGVASGTGGWFCSSGTVVLGRG
- a CDS encoding TetR/AcrR family transcriptional regulator → MRTVDGRVAGRRGQATRQKLLDCLSEMLSSSPYRDVKVIDVARKAGTSPATFYQYFPDVEGAVLEIAEHMAAEGAGLTALLEGRSWVGKAGWQTAQELVDGFLEFWRRNDAILRVVDLGAAEGDKRFYKIRMKILNSVNNSLSDSIAELQSKGRIDKDVNPAAVAGSLVAMLAAVAAHQKGFQTWGVKQAELKPNLALLVHLGVTGKKPTK
- a CDS encoding Lrp/AsnC family transcriptional regulator, with translation MDDVDQKILAELQQDGRLTVTELAARVRLSVSPCHRRLRELERSGAIQGYRAVVDPAALGLNFEALVFVSMRQEDRDTVAEFERAVSEVEYVLDAQRLFGEPDYLLRVATADLAAFQRLYDERLATLPGVQRLTSTLVMKHVVRDRPLPA
- a CDS encoding nitroreductase family deazaflavin-dependent oxidoreductase is translated as MAGPGVRLVQKVSSTRGFAKVAPHVIPVLDRAVHRVTRGKVLLSAQLLPGVVLTSTGARSGLPRRTPLACMPEEGGRGWILVGSNFGRTDHPAWTHNLLAHPDATVSWKGEDIPVTARLLGGEERAAVWKALLVFWPPYATYQARVEREIRIFRIVRR
- a CDS encoding LysE family translocator gives rise to the protein MDAGALISFLALDLLLVCVPGADWAYVIAAGLRGRSVLSAVSGLVAGYALHTTLAAAGLAVLVAGSPQLLTALTVAGAGYLVRLGWNVLRRPAAPEAATTNGPDTRTSRVFLRGTTISGLNPKGLLLYLSVLPQFLTLRGAHLPVPVQTATLGLLHMACCAVVYLTVGTLSRALLSARPTAARAVTRTSGAAMLGIGAFLLVERLATL